One region of Candidatus Nealsonbacteria bacterium genomic DNA includes:
- a CDS encoding replication-associated recombination protein A, with product MEPLASKIRPKNLKEFAGQEHLVGEGKPLNVAIKQKHLFSFIFWGPPGTGKTTLAKIYANSLNARFYELSAVSAGKADIRNIITEDIGTEPKILFLDEIHRFNKAQQDFLLPFVERGEITLIGATTENPSFEVIAPLLSRCRVFVLNELSEKEMLSIIERTEFKMQKDAKDWLVRMANGDARQAITMLENTSKLYGKITVENLKSTLQSKYLRYDKQGDEHYNTISAFIKCMRASQPDAALYYLARMIDSGEDPKFIARRMVIFASEDIGMAQPTALVVANDVFRAVQSIGLPECGINLAHGVVYLCRCKKNRTAYDAYMAAMEDVKQYGNLPIPLNLRNAPTKLMKELNYGKGYERYTTEDLLPDKLKGKKYLK from the coding sequence ATGGAACCTTTAGCTTCAAAGATAAGACCAAAAAATTTAAAAGAATTTGCCGGACAAGAACATCTGGTAGGGGAGGGAAAACCTTTGAATGTTGCCATAAAACAGAAACACCTGTTTTCTTTTATTTTTTGGGGACCGCCGGGAACCGGAAAAACTACTTTAGCTAAAATATATGCCAATAGTTTGAATGCCCGATTTTATGAATTATCTGCTGTTTCAGCGGGAAAAGCAGATATCAGAAATATAATAACAGAAGATATAGGGACAGAACCCAAAATTTTGTTTTTAGATGAAATCCACCGTTTCAATAAAGCTCAGCAAGATTTTCTGCTTCCTTTTGTGGAAAGAGGGGAGATAACTCTTATTGGCGCCACTACGGAAAATCCAAGCTTTGAAGTAATTGCACCTTTGCTTTCGCGTTGCCGGGTTTTTGTTTTAAACGAACTCTCGGAAAAAGAAATGCTGTCAATTATTGAACGAACCGAATTTAAAATGCAAAAAGATGCGAAAGACTGGCTGGTTAGAATGGCAAATGGTGACGCCAGACAAGCTATCACCATGCTGGAAAACACATCAAAGCTCTATGGTAAAATTACGGTGGAAAATTTAAAAAGCACTCTTCAATCAAAATATTTAAGATATGACAAGCAAGGAGACGAACACTACAATACCATTTCAGCTTTTATTAAATGCATGAGAGCTTCCCAGCCCGATGCCGCGCTTTATTATCTGGCCAGAATGATTGATAGCGGGGAAGACCCCAAGTTTATAGCCAGAAGGATGGTTATTTTCGCCTCTGAAGACATTGGGATGGCCCAGCCAACGGCTTTGGTAGTGGCAAATGATGTATTTAGGGCGGTGCAAAGTATTGGGCTGCCCGAATGCGGCATTAACCTGGCTCACGGAGTAGTTTATTTGTGCAGATGCAAGAAAAATAGAACAGCTTATGATGCTTATATGGCGGCAATGGAAGATGTAAAACAATATGGAAACCTGCCAATTCCTTTAAATTTACGCAACGCGCCCACGAAACTTATGAAAGAATTGAATTATGGAAAAGGATATGAAAGATACACTACGGAAGACCTTCTACCGGATAAGCTAAAAGGCAAAAAATATTTAAAATAA
- a CDS encoding LemA family protein, translating to MKRITLTSTIAGLAIICFIVIFLTGEDCNECFSLPVMAMKFLICGLLIIIWTIYSTIKYLKTEGIIFDIDSEPLRETDEAVDGVPFVGEGIVEGENSKLLNSLYTNTPCVYFHSIKEKYIRSGKSGRWVIIENIALSVPFYIKDSRGKLKIDLADIDWDFSPYKIPLQNENGLYPKNSEVDCEALLRRSAWTENAGIFTMSYEKYRRSEFVLRPDTKIFACGMVLKDNEQLVLHENEKYPLIISRKNRDQYVGEFYKGGGLVYISHVLVAIGYTFFMIPLNYLLRLSSVNFLTLLSIGNFAILGSVIFSLYNRIITLQNRTFNALSNIEIDLKRRADLIPGLVEVIKKYSKYEKEIQQIIAESRAKIMFSKETSKGERPIISSLVSTIENYPELKASEQFQFLMRTLVDTENRIAYSREFYNRSVRKYNTIINQLPFLLVSSPFKMKEMDFVSIDRGENIMIDK from the coding sequence ATGAAACGAATAACATTAACTTCAACGATTGCGGGATTGGCGATTATCTGTTTTATAGTTATTTTTCTCACCGGAGAAGATTGCAATGAGTGTTTTTCATTGCCTGTGATGGCAATGAAATTTTTAATTTGCGGTTTGTTAATTATCATATGGACTATTTATTCTACGATAAAATATCTTAAAACGGAGGGTATTATTTTTGATATAGACAGTGAACCCTTAAGGGAAACAGACGAAGCGGTGGATGGCGTCCCGTTTGTTGGCGAAGGAATAGTAGAAGGTGAAAACAGCAAACTCCTCAATTCGCTTTATACAAATACGCCTTGCGTATATTTTCATAGCATCAAAGAAAAATATATCCGTAGCGGTAAAAGTGGCAGGTGGGTAATTATTGAAAACATAGCTCTTTCTGTCCCGTTTTATATTAAAGATAGCAGAGGAAAATTAAAAATAGACCTTGCGGATATTGATTGGGATTTTTCGCCATATAAAATTCCTCTTCAAAATGAGAACGGGCTATATCCGAAAAACAGCGAAGTCGATTGCGAAGCATTATTAAGACGTTCCGCTTGGACGGAGAATGCCGGAATTTTTACAATGTCTTATGAAAAATACAGAAGAAGTGAATTCGTATTGCGTCCCGACACAAAAATTTTTGCATGCGGAATGGTGCTAAAAGATAACGAACAATTGGTTTTACACGAAAACGAAAAATATCCTCTCATAATAAGCAGAAAGAATCGTGACCAATACGTCGGAGAATTTTATAAAGGAGGAGGCCTTGTTTACATTTCCCATGTTTTAGTGGCGATTGGATATACTTTTTTTATGATTCCGTTAAACTATCTTCTTCGGTTAAGTTCTGTAAATTTTTTAACCCTTCTTTCTATCGGCAACTTTGCTATTTTAGGAAGCGTAATTTTTTCTTTATATAACAGAATTATCACTCTTCAAAACAGGACTTTTAACGCTTTAAGCAATATTGAAATAGATTTAAAAAGAAGAGCAGATTTAATACCTGGCCTAGTGGAAGTTATAAAAAAATATTCAAAATACGAAAAAGAAATTCAACAAATCATAGCTGAATCAAGGGCAAAAATAATGTTTTCTAAAGAAACATCAAAAGGAGAAAGGCCTATTATTTCCTCTCTGGTCTCGACAATAGAAAATTATCCGGAGCTTAAGGCGTCTGAACAATTTCAATTCTTGATGAGAACGCTTGTTGATACAGAAAATAGAATTGCATATTCGAGAGAATTTTATAATCGGAGTGTAAGAAAATACAATACAATTATCAATCAGCTTCCATTCTTGCTTGTTTCTTCTCCCTTTAAAATGAAAGAAATGGATTTTGTCTCAATCGACCGCGGAGAAAATATAATGATTGATAAATAA
- a CDS encoding prepilin-type N-terminal cleavage/methylation domain-containing protein encodes MKNLKNYAFTLVEILIVLSIIGIISSILLVSFSGIRTKAKDAKRKAEVSQIGKFLTMSCYMPNGGAGEYDLINLANELLVKYPQFLSQVPKDPKTGNDTESKYIYIVSSDGRKCALYANLESPEEPVTLTITVPTPGGGKGVFKADNPGWNGTKIFYQYSN; translated from the coding sequence ATGAAAAATTTAAAAAATTACGCATTTACTCTCGTCGAAATATTAATCGTTCTTTCGATAATTGGAATTATTTCATCAATTTTATTGGTTTCTTTTTCTGGTATTAGGACTAAAGCTAAAGACGCAAAAAGAAAGGCGGAGGTTTCTCAAATAGGAAAATTTTTAACAATGTCTTGTTATATGCCAAATGGAGGAGCTGGTGAATATGATCTAATTAATCTTGCCAATGAACTGCTTGTAAAATATCCTCAATTTTTAAGCCAAGTACCCAAAGATCCCAAAACAGGAAATGACACAGAGTCAAAATATATCTATATCGTAAGTTCTGACGGAAGAAAATGCGCTTTATATGCGAATCTTGAAAGCCCGGAAGAGCCGGTAACCTTAACCATTACTGTCCCGACTCCAGGCGGGGGAAAAGGGGTTTTTAAGGCCGATAACCCCGGCTGGAACGGAACAAAAATTTTTTATCAATATTCTAATTAA
- a CDS encoding tyrosine-type recombinase/integrase: protein MNKFNKSIIKSIPDFLDYCEVEKGLSNNTQKNYKRYLEKFIFWLRKTKKEDLKPHELTSENIWDYRLFLSRFQDKKGQVLKKITQNYYLIALRALLSYFSAKDVVCIASDKIALPKDAKSEKTVKFLNLDQVEKLLLSPNTKDEIGLRDRAILEAFFSTGLRIAELVFLNKEQFANLKDKKELELGIIGKGNQPRTVYFSERALSWLKKYLETRNDKDKALFIHYRSKKDTDSRLTPRSIERIVKKYAMLAGVPIFTTPHTLRHSYATDLLTQGVDLRSIQEFLGHKNIVTTQIYTHVTNKRLRDIHHQFHSGKNLKE from the coding sequence ATGAATAAATTCAATAAAAGTATTATAAAATCTATCCCCGATTTTTTAGATTATTGCGAAGTTGAAAAAGGCCTTTCCAATAACACTCAAAAGAATTATAAGAGATACCTTGAGAAGTTCATTTTTTGGTTAAGAAAGACCAAAAAAGAAGACCTTAAACCCCACGAATTAACTAGTGAAAATATTTGGGATTATCGCCTATTTTTATCCCGTTTTCAGGACAAAAAAGGCCAGGTTTTAAAGAAGATTACCCAGAACTACTATTTAATCGCTTTAAGGGCACTTTTAAGCTATTTTAGTGCCAAAGACGTGGTTTGTATCGCATCGGATAAAATAGCCCTGCCAAAGGATGCTAAAAGCGAAAAAACAGTAAAATTCCTTAATTTAGATCAAGTTGAGAAGCTTTTATTATCTCCGAACACTAAAGACGAAATCGGATTAAGGGACCGGGCTATTTTGGAGGCCTTTTTCTCAACCGGCCTAAGAATAGCTGAGCTCGTCTTTTTAAACAAAGAACAATTTGCTAACTTGAAAGATAAAAAAGAATTAGAACTTGGGATTATCGGCAAAGGAAATCAACCGCGGACGGTTTATTTTTCAGAAAGAGCTTTGTCTTGGTTAAAAAAATATTTGGAAACTAGAAACGATAAAGATAAGGCCCTGTTTATCCATTACAGATCTAAAAAAGATACTGACTCTCGCCTAACCCCGCGCTCTATTGAAAGAATTGTTAAAAAATATGCGATGTTGGCCGGAGTACCAATTTTTACTACTCCTCATACCTTGCGTCATTCTTATGCCACGGATTTATTAACTCAAGGCGTTGACCTAAGAAGTATTCAAGAATTTTTAGGCCACAAAAATAT
- a CDS encoding glycosyl hydrolase family 17 protein, with amino-acid sequence MKEKIEKRKKFLIGMLIALVMLTANMSGCLGIGNEPKENDENNPQPPITPTYYNLIIKVVGQGTTNPTTGAHSYLKGTKVNLTADPSPGWEFDYWSDDIHKFQNPINITMTSNKTVTANFYKKRTPPPPYYTLTITIDGQGTTNPASGTHSYLKDSSVIITATASAGYKFDHWSGDTAGTQNPVTIPMSSNKTVKAWFVEKPVYYELAIKVSGDGTTNPAPGNHTYLKGTQVSIAAILSTNWQFDYWSGDADGNQNSTTITIDSDKEITARFAPPYKVYGLDFGPYTKSGQNPNYGTIISEEQIRELIKVIKKYTTWIRTYGTERGLENVGRIAHENGLSVAIGAWLSKDLAANERQVANLITIANDGEADMLIVGNEVMLRGELNSSQVIGYINRVKENTSGIPVVASDVYGEFLEHPEIMNASDIILANCYPYWERISIDYAVYNINLRYQQLLAAAGNKKVMIAETGWPSSGDTMGDAVPSPENANFFFLNFISWANTENVSYFYFEAFDEPWKVNYEGPKGAHWGVWDKNGYLKPGMERVFNGESTLNNWGTKIIDGPGNPTIKFTHVPPYGSYEDLKGDVSHVSSSDYRVAVYIKVGNGWWTKPFWDNPLTIILPNGNWICDITTGGQDSQATEIIAFLLPVSYGPPLMRGGSILPQGLYDNALAYVNVTRSL; translated from the coding sequence ATGAAAGAAAAAATAGAGAAAAGAAAGAAATTTTTGATAGGCATGTTAATTGCGCTAGTGATGCTAACCGCAAATATGTCCGGTTGTCTAGGAATAGGAAATGAACCAAAAGAAAATGATGAAAATAATCCTCAACCACCGATAACGCCTACTTACTACAACTTAATTATAAAGGTTGTGGGACAGGGGACTACTAATCCAACTACCGGTGCTCATAGCTATCTTAAAGGAACTAAAGTAAATCTAACAGCGGATCCTTCTCCGGGTTGGGAATTTGATTATTGGAGCGATGATATTCATAAATTCCAGAACCCTATCAACATTACAATGACTTCCAATAAGACAGTGACAGCTAACTTTTATAAAAAAAGGACACCGCCACCACCGTATTACACTCTAACCATAACTATTGATGGTCAGGGGACAACCAATCCAGCTTCTGGTACTCACAGCTATTTAAAAGATAGCTCAGTAATAATAACTGCCACAGCTAGTGCTGGTTACAAGTTTGATCACTGGTCAGGTGATACTGCAGGAACTCAAAATCCTGTGACAATTCCCATGAGCTCTAATAAAACAGTGAAAGCTTGGTTTGTAGAAAAGCCTGTTTACTACGAATTAGCGATTAAGGTTAGCGGCGATGGGACAACTAATCCTGCTCCCGGTAACCACACTTATCTTAAAGGAACTCAGGTAAGTATTGCGGCTATTCTTAGTACTAACTGGCAATTTGATTACTGGAGCGGCGATGCCGACGGAAATCAAAACTCAACTACTATTACTATAGATTCTGACAAAGAAATAACTGCTCGATTTGCTCCACCCTATAAAGTATATGGACTAGACTTTGGTCCTTATACAAAATCAGGGCAAAATCCTAATTATGGAACAATAATAAGCGAGGAACAAATAAGAGAGTTAATAAAAGTTATTAAAAAGTACACTACCTGGATCAGAACCTATGGTACCGAACGAGGTTTAGAAAACGTCGGACGTATCGCTCACGAAAACGGCCTTTCGGTGGCAATTGGAGCTTGGTTAAGTAAGGATTTAGCGGCAAATGAAAGGCAGGTTGCTAATCTGATAACTATAGCTAACGATGGCGAAGCCGATATGTTAATTGTCGGCAACGAAGTTATGCTCCGAGGTGAACTTAACAGTAGTCAAGTAATTGGGTATATAAATAGGGTTAAGGAAAATACTTCTGGGATTCCCGTTGTTGCATCTGATGTCTACGGCGAATTTTTAGAACATCCGGAAATAATGAATGCCAGCGATATAATTCTAGCGAATTGCTATCCTTATTGGGAAAGAATAAGTATAGACTACGCAGTTTATAATATTAATCTCAGATATCAACAATTATTAGCGGCAGCAGGAAACAAAAAGGTTATGATTGCTGAAACCGGCTGGCCAAGCAGTGGCGATACAATGGGCGATGCCGTTCCTTCACCAGAAAACGCCAATTTCTTTTTCCTGAACTTTATTTCCTGGGCTAATACCGAAAATGTATCCTATTTCTACTTTGAGGCTTTTGATGAACCTTGGAAAGTAAACTACGAAGGTCCTAAAGGCGCTCATTGGGGAGTTTGGGACAAAAATGGTTATTTAAAACCAGGAATGGAAAGAGTATTTAATGGCGAAAGTACTCTTAATAACTGGGGGACAAAGATTATTGACGGACCAGGAAATCCTACAATTAAATTTACACATGTACCTCCTTACGGCAGTTACGAGGACCTCAAGGGCGATGTTTCTCATGTTAGTTCATCTGATTATCGAGTAGCGGTTTATATAAAAGTAGGTAACGGATGGTGGACTAAACCCTTTTGGGATAATCCTTTAACCATTATCTTACCCAATGGAAACTGGATTTGCGATATCACAACCGGTGGACAAGATTCTCAAGCAACCGAAATTATTGCCTTTCTTTTACCAGTTAGTTACGGTCCGCCACTTATGCGCGGAGGTTCTATCTTACCTCAAGGATTATACGATAACGCTCTGGCATATGTGAACGTAACACGCTCTCTTTAA